One Scophthalmus maximus strain ysfricsl-2021 chromosome 1, ASM2237912v1, whole genome shotgun sequence genomic region harbors:
- the LOC118310368 gene encoding BCL-6 corepressor-like isoform X4, whose protein sequence is MREERRRTLRSERKVDTSSAHRMNPLAALSIDRNALVGEHLRTHGGMFYPSIRPLSAEKPPEPGTSLPLGYNVLYKPDVTLLDGQKPANGYVGLYKNPAPGLQKPLVVPAAGADGVGLVLPSNKQSDPGLNGAGGFLRLPWISPYADATMYPFLDMAYKASFLSQPSAFIHQQLAYQSLCAAGAESSTTGEDRLFYQPRYAPAHISSPLGPPITIPSANPAPAVLSPLPHCQDKALQGIGPQVQQEPSAFSTSPQIRQEPQHTQRQHGSSSSGGRSGVPVNSSASSAAIELPPVTCHPCSVPSPQSLSHTATDVQKSVYTNTSSSSTSISVSHPFYMAGLSSEHCSHKNSGSNKTKDTSSDRCSVEKCKSRIKTSLDRAVPQKSAKTPGESPLDLSAKELEVFADGFPSKLEALAKLGCLPPSHYGLLASQGERLKEGPLVTSVKTPDHPELIGTVPSPWVVPVPSSAVGSDHYRHSQIIQSVDNIPHRSQNNSPNPASGGRLSVTSPSPKSKVEWPQALDTDLENGPLNNKRETHTFSGKQIITAAQPEAQENPLHPQQQQSHVENGNTSSQIFGESYLPPGLGYTNRFIPYSVAENMSLQRMSIPGKDTVYPHSIFLGRNFYPPHMAPKHGLPYGVHLYHNSQELAPTTMSSYPGLNTKDRLENRSNNQTKLCNTELYRKDADSSPKSDNERDKSTNQTMKTSGKSLTAVRDDIVCIDLVRDETDNDFSSNKHSSPATRAEDSSKQKVLPPNQAAERRPSPQIQTSQPKPPHHKCSSSPPNKEEIPEEEEALSRKLIPEEPTMGCARTSPQQFSRNCKTGASGGPGDLMSVRTSGVVSHEAQSKGLSSKMVDLEQSPYRNSKSLGPVGKDNCSSDCTSSYNIVGAVCTVTSPTSPVHGGSRRPDSPVHGGSRCPDSPVQGGSCRPDSPVQGGSRRPDSPVHGGIRRPDSPVHRGSRRPESPVHGGIRRPDSPVHRGSRRPDSPVQGGSLRPDSPVQRGSRRPDSPVHRGSRRPDSPVQRGSRRPDSPVHRGSRRPDSPVQGGSLRPDSPVQRGSRRPDSPVHGGIRRPDSPVQGGSRRPDSPVHGGIRRPDSPVQGGSRRPDSPVQGGSRRPDSQTCEPGIFSAAAHGNTNPVAPTCRSVNGNYSTVHPSYRNISLSGPNQGSSDSQGHSFGNNQTCVNNISGVSTYRNCFHGSETCWQFSPGNPTNGGLNRMRGHLTRDLECERNSDSCGDVMDPLAGEDEDEDEEDEGPGCSGSRRSDLTRRIANSSGFLGDRFKCVTTELYSDSSQLSREQRALQRAMLRFSELELRKKEGGREDEEGMTAAGGQEGDGGREEEEEEEEEEGKKKKGGGGGERRRNLSAATEEPRGSQSPCPNSHTPVPQRRHPPDDEHAPVPPRRHPPEDEHAPVPPRRHPPEDEHAPVPPRCHPPEDEHAPVPPRCRPPEDEHAPVPPRCHPPEDEHAPVPPRCRPPEDEHAPVPPRCRPPEDEHAPVPPRCRPPEDEHAPVPPRCRPPEDEHAPVPPRCRPPEDEHAPVPPRCRQDEHAPVPPRCRQDEHAPEEERKNKGRNFISQPEQQRFPPTVRSLLQRHASMPTWSPAGSIPGTGENWRSIFSLEPFHQSSIGRLKKGRVEETREEETNGEERMEERMEKERRREERREETREEEKKEEERTEETREGNPNKFTQDDVNRLKVRIELNGLRLNKARLPREPGQRSAEVNRMFRAHCRGVRGRSEVSGGWRDPVSVRRDGPTVCHVAPPPSATHLPRQPAPASMSRVASSRLQDKHQKLRENRRVLTFLPSSPPLPPRSTSPYHHRSRCHDDSDLERPKGKRPCKRKHIGGASDEETEEKNGRVSPSDSSRSPAHLPPSLQNTLTRPVPPELRRLIVNKNAGETLLQRAARRGYEEVVLYCLERRLCDVNHRDNAGYCALHEACARGWLGIVHHLVENGADVNCSAQDGTRPLHDAVENDHVEVVRLLLACGADPTLTSYSGRAPVDMTHSAAMETFLEDYLSDLQGRSEGDPGTCWEFYGSAVCDFDVLCSIRTVQ, encoded by the exons ATGCGTGAAGAAAGAAGACGAACCCTCAGAAGTGAAAGGAAG GTGGATACCAGCTCAGCTCACAGGATGAACCCGCTCGCTGCCCTCAGCATCGACCGCAACGCTCTGGTGGGGGAACACCTCCGCACCCATGGAGGAATGTTCTATCCCAGCATCCGTCCTCTTTCGGCTGAAAAGCCCCCGGAGCCTGGAACTTCTCTCCCACTTGGCTATAATGTTCTGTACAAACCTGATGTAACGCTACTGGATGGCCAGAAACCAGCCAATGGATATGTTGGACTCTATAAGAACCCAGCACCAGGGCTGCAGAAACCTCTTGTTGTCCCCGCTGCAGGAGCTGATGGTGTGGGGCTCGTTCTACCCAGTAATAAGCAGTCAGACCCAGGCCTGAATGGTGCTGGTGGGTTCCTGAGGTTGCCCTGGATCAGCCCTTATGCTGATGCAACAATGTACCCCTTCCTGGACATGGCATACAAGGCCTCCTTCCTGTCCCAGCCATCGGCCTTCATCCACCAGCAGCTGGCATATCAGTCTTTGTGTGCCGCTGGGGCAGAAAGCAGCACAACTGGGGAAGACAGACTTTTCTACCAGCCTCGTTATGCCCCGGCCCATATCTCCTCCCCGCTGGGTCCTCCAATCACGATCCCTTCGGCCAACCCAGCTCCTGCTGTCCTCTCACCCCTGCCCCACTGCCAGGACAAGGCTTTGCAGGGAATTGGTCCTCAGGTACAACAGGAACCCTCTGCCTTCAGCACCAGTCCACAGATTCGCCAGGAGCCTCAACATACTCAGCGACAACATGGCAGCAGtagcagtggtggaagaagtggTGTCCCCGTTAACAGCTCAGCCTCCAGCGCTGCCATAGAGTTACCCCCAGTGACCTGTCATCCATGTTCAGTTCCCTCACCCCAATCCCTCAGCCACACCGCTACAGACGTCCAGAAGTCTGTCTACACAAACACCTCCTCATCATCAACGTCAATTTCAGTGTCTCACCCTTTTTACATGGCAGGCCTGAGCTCTGAACACTGCTCTCACAAGAACTCCGGCAGCAACAAAACCAAAGACACCAGCTCAGACCGCTGCAGTGTAGAGAAATGTAAATCACGTATAAAGACATCACTAGACCGAGCTGTACCTCAGAAGTCTGCCAAAACCCCTGGAGAAAGTCCTTTGGATCTGTCTGCCAAAGAGTTGGAAGTATTTGCAGATGGATTCCCATCAAAATTAGAGGCCCTGGCCAAATTGGGGTGTTTACCACCATCTCATTATGGTTTACTGGCCAGTCAAGGGGAGCGTTTAAAAGAGGGTCCACTTGTTACATCAGTAAAGACTCCAGATCATCCTGAACTGATCGGTACCGTGCCCTCCCCTTGGGTTGTTCCagttccttcctcagctgttggCTCAGACCACTACAGACACTCCCAAATAATTCAAAGTGTAGACAATATTCCTCATCGATCACAAAACAATAGTCCCAATCCTGCCTCAGGGGGAAGACTTTCTGTAACGTCTCCATCCCCAAAGTCCAAAGTTGAATGGCCACAAGCCCTCGACACTGATCTGGAGAATGGTCCTctaaacaacaaaagagaaactCATACATTCTCTGGAAAACAGATCATAACTGCTGCTCAACCAGAGGCCCAGGAGAACCCACTTCatccacagcagcaacagtcTCATGTGGAAAACGGAAATACCTCCAGCCAAATCTTTGGTGAATCCTACCTCCCTCCTGGCCTAGGATACACCAACCGCTTCATCCCTTATTCAGTTGCTGAGAATATGTCCCTGCAACGCATGTCCATACCAGGCAAAGACACTGTCTACCCCCACTCAATCTTTCTTGGCAGGAACTTTTACCCACCACACATGGCACCAAAACATGGCCTACCATATGGAGTACATCTGTATCATAATTCCCAGGAATTGGCCCCAACAACCATGTCATCTTACCCTGGTCTTAATACCAAAGACCGGCTTGAGAACAGATCTAACAACCAGACTAAACTCTGTAACACAGAACTGTACAGGAAGGATGCTGACAGCTCCCCAAAGAGTGACAATGAGCGAGACAAGTCCACAAACCAAACCATGAAGACTTCAGGAAAAAGCCTCACTGCTGTCAGAGATGACATAGTTTGTATTGACCTGGTGCGCGATGAGACAGACAATGATTTTTCCAGCAACAAACACAGCTCTCCAGCTACCAGAGCAGAGGATTCCTCCAAACAAAAGGTCCTCCCTCCCAACCAAGCTGCAGAACGCAGGCCAAGTCCACAGATTCAGACTTCCCAACCAAAACCTCCTCATCACAAAtgttcttcatctcctcctaaTAAAGAGGAGAtcccagaagaggaagaagctcTTTCCAGGAAGCTCATTCCAGAGGAGCCGACAATGGGCTGTGCCCGAACTAGTCCTCAGCAATTTTCTAGAAATTGTAAAACTGGAGCCTCCGGTGGTCCTGGGGACTTGATGAGTGTTAGAACTAGTGGTGTTGTAAGTCATGAAGCTCAGTCAAAAGGCTTGTCCAGTAAAATGGTTGATCTTGAGCAAAGCCCCTATAGGAATAGTAAGTCATTAGGTCCTGTTGGCAAAGACAATTGTTCTAGTGACTGTACCAGTTCTTACAACATAGTGGGAGCAGTGTGTACCGTCACCAGTCCCACGAGTCCAGTTCATGGGGGCAGCCGTCGTCCAGACAGTCCAGTTCACGGGGGCAGCCGTTGTCCAGACAGTCCAGTTCAAGGGGGCAGCTGTCGTCCAGACAGTCCAGTTCAAGGGGGCAGCCGTCGTCCAGACAGTCCAGTTCATGGGGGCATCCGTCGTCCAGACAGTCCAGTTCACAGGGGCAGCCGTCGTCCAGAGAGTCCAGTTCATGGGGGCATCCGTCGTCCAGACAGTCCAGTTCACAGGGGCAGCCGTCGTCCAGACAGTCCAGTTCAAGGGGGCAGCCTTCGTCCAGACAGTCCAGTTCAAAGGGGCAGCCGTCGTCCAGACAGTCCAGTTCACAGGGGCAGCCGTCGTCCAGACAGTCCAGTTCAAAGGGGCAGCCGTCGTCCAGACAGTCCAGTTCACAGGGGCAGCCGTCGTCCAGACAGTCCAGTTCAAGGGGGCAGCCTTCGTCCAGACAGTCCAGTTCAAAGGGGCAGCCGTCGTCCAGACAGTCCAGTTCACGGGGGCATCCGTCGTCCAGACAGTCCAGTTCAAGGGGGCAGCCGTCGTCCAGACAGTCCAGTTCACGGGGGCATCCGTCGTCCAGACAGTCCAGTTCAAGGGGGCAGCCGTCGTCCAGACAGTCCAGTTCAAGGGGGCAGCCGTCGTCCAGACAGTCAAACGTGTGAACCCGGAATCTTCAGTGCTGCAGCTCATGGAAACACCAACCCAGTGGCTCCGACCTGCAGGAGCGTCAATGGAAACTACAGTACAGTTCACCCTTCCTACAGGAACATCAGTCTGAGTGGTCCAAACCAAGGAAGTTCCGACTCCCAGGGTCATTCCTTTGGAAATAACCAGACCTGTGTGAATAATATTTCCGGGGTCTCTACGTATAGAAACTGTTTTCATGGGAGCGAGACCTGTTGGCAATTCTCACCTGGTAATCCAACCAACGGAGGCTTGAACAGGATGCGTGGACACTTGACCCGAGACCTTGAATGTGAAAGAAACTCCGACAGCTGTGGAGACGTCATGGATCCCCTGGCaggcgaggacgaggacgaggacgaggaggacgagggtcCAGGCTGCAGCGGGAGCCGGCGCTCCGACCTCACCAGGCGCATCGCCAACTCTTCAGGCTTCCTGGGAGATCGCTTCAAATGTGTGACCACGGAGCTTTACTCCGACTCCAGCCagctgagcagagagcagagagcactGCAG CGTGCGATGCTGCGATTCTCTGAGCTGGAGctgaggaagaaagagggaggaagagaagatgaagaagggatgacagcagcaggaggccaggagggagacggaggcagggaggaggaagaggaggaggaggaggaggaggggaagaagaaaaagggaggaggaggaggagagagaagaagaaatctgtCTGCAGCCACTGAGGAACCGAGAG GTTCTCAGTCCCCGTGTCCCAACAGCCACACCCCCGTCCCACAACGCCGTCACCCGCCTGACGATGAACACGCCCCCGTCCCACCACGCCGTCACCCGCCTGAGGATGAACACGCCCCCGTCCCACCACGCCGTCACCCGCCTGAGGATGAACACGCCCCCGTCCCACCACGCTGTCACCCGCCTGAGGATGAACACGCCCCCGTCCCTCCACGCTGTCGCCCGCCTGAGGATGAACACGCCCCTGTCCCACCACGCTGTCACCCGCCTGAGGATGAACACGCCCCCGTCCCTCCACGCTGTCGCCCGCCTGAGGATGAGCACGCCCCTGTCCCACCACGCTGTCGCCCGCCTGAGGATGAACACGCCCCCGTCCCTCCACGCTGTCGCCCGCCTGAGGATGAACACGCCCCTGTCCCACCACGCTGTCGCCCGCCTGAGGATGAACACGCCCCCGTCCCACCACGCTGTCGCCCCCCTGAGGATGAACACGCCCCCGTCCCTCCACGCTGTCGCCAGGATGAACACGCCCCCGTCCCTCCACGCTGTCGCCAGGATGAACACGCccccgaggaggagaggaagaacaaggGGAGAAATTTCATCTCACAGCCAGAACAACAAAGGTTTCCACCCACAGTCAGGAGTCTGTTACAGAGACACGCCTCCATGCCGACGTGGTCGCCGGCAGGTTCGATTCCCGGCACAGGGGAAAACTGGAGAAGCATCTTCAGTCTGGAACCTTTTCACCAGAGCAGCATCGGGAGACTGAAGAAAGGAAGGgtggaggagacgagggaggaggagacgaatggggaagagaggatggaagaaaggatggagaaggagaggaggagggaggagagaagggaggagacgagggaggaagagaagaaggaggaggagaggacagaggagacaagggaggGAAACCCCAACAAGTTCACTCAAG ACGACGTGAACAGGCTGAAAGTTCGCATCGAGCTGAACGGCCTCCGTCTCAACAAGGCCCGCCTCCCCAGGGAGCCCGGCCAGAGGTCGGCAGAGGTCAACAGGATGTTCAGAGCGCACTGCCGAGGCGTCagggggaggtcagaggtcagcgggGGATGGCGTGACCCTGTGTCTGTGAGGAGGGACGGTCCGACAG tttgcCATGTGGCCCCACCCCCCTCTGCCACCCATCTCCCCCGGCAACCGGCCCCCGCATCCATGTCCCGCGTTGCCTCGTCCCGCCTCCAGGACAAGCATCAGAAGCTGAGGGAGAATCGCAGGGTCCTCACCTTCCTCCcgtcctcacctcctcttcctccccgctCCACCTCACCTTACCACCATCGCTCCCGCTGCCATGACGACAGCGACCTCGAGCGGCCGAAGGGCAAACGTCCGTGTAAGAGGAAGCACATTGGAGGAGCGAGTgacgaggagacggaggagaagaacgGCAGG gtttctcCGTCAGACTCGTCTCGCTCGCCTgcccatctccctccctctctgcagaaCACACTCACCCGCCCCGTCCCTCCAGAGCTGCGACGACTCATCGTGAACAAAAACGCCGGGGAGACGCTGCTGCAGCGCGCCGCCCGCAGGGGATACGAG GAGGTGGTGCTGTACTGTCTGGAGAGACGTCTGTGCGACGTCAACCACCGAGACAACGCCGGCTACTGCGCCCTGCACGAGGCCTGCGCCCGTGGCTGGCTGGGGATTGTACACCACCTGGTGGAGAACGGCGCAGACGTCAATTGCAGCGCTCAGGATGGAACCAG GCCACTTCACGATGCCGTGGAGAATGACCACGTGGAGGTGGTGCGCCTCCTGCTGGCCTGCGGCGCCGACCCCACCCTCACCTCTTACTCTGGACGAGCACCTGTCGACATGACCCACAGCGCTGCCATGGAAACCTTCCTGGAGG acTATCTCTCTGACCTCCAGGGACGGTCGGAGGGCGACCCGGGAACGTGCTGGGAGTTTTACGGCAGCGCAGTGTGCG ACTTCGACGTGTTGTGTTCCATCAGAACCGTCCAGTGA